In one window of Microcaecilia unicolor chromosome 9, aMicUni1.1, whole genome shotgun sequence DNA:
- the LOC115477671 gene encoding HAUS augmin-like complex subunit 4, with the protein MLDPTSPFTGEDRPPLLGLKKQDLQGYLPGKQDLLQMRDRLHREIEERLKRKCFSLLCFHQPEANGDSKVLKAAKASRLAATLEDEKRRLCSEKEKHTEMMGLLEKQRSTYPQVLLRCLDLLRTLAVQFRLQSPSETDRSSAQYLETKCTALFLKTRMEELQVLTDTYTSEKVEVHGMIRDGLQRDIQVLEQDVQSCRQILNTYEILGPEFEELVKEYTCLKQELRRTSSCPLCWGQRGLIEQA; encoded by the exons ATGCTGGATCCCACTAGTCCCTTCACAGGCGAGGACCGACCCCCACTGCTGGGACTGAAGAAGCAGGATCTGCAGGGATACTTGCCTGGAAAGCAG GATTTACTGCAGATGAGGGACCGCCTGCACCGAGAGATTGAAGAGCGGCTGAAACGCAAGtgtttctctctcctctgcttccaCCAGCCTGAGGCCA ATGGCGACAGCAAGGTACTGAAGGCGGCCAAGGCCTCACGGCTGGCAGCGACACTGGAGGATGAGAAGCGACGGCTGTGCAGTGAGAAAGAAAAGCATACAGAGATGATGGGACTTCTGGAGAAGCAGAGGAGCACATATCCTCAG GTCCTCCTGCGCTGTCTCGATCTCCTGCGGACCCTTGCAGTGCAATTCCGGCTGCAGTCTCCATCGGAGACAGACAGGAGCAGTGCTCAGTACCTGGAAACTAAATGCACTGCACTCTTCCTGAAGACTAG GATGGAAGAGCTGCAGGTCCTCACCGACACATACACCAGTGAGAAGGTGGAGGTTCATGGTATGATCAG GGATGGCCTGCAGCGAGACATCCAGGTACTGGAGCAAGATGTGCAGAGCTGTCGGCAGATCCTGAACACTTACGAGATCCTCGGGCCAGAGTTCGAGGAGCTGGTGAAAGAGTACACCTGTTTAAAGCAGGAGCTTCGTCGTACATcatcctgccctctctgctgggGCCAAAGAGGTTTGATTGAGCAGGCATGA